Within Vicia villosa cultivar HV-30 ecotype Madison, WI linkage group LG1, Vvil1.0, whole genome shotgun sequence, the genomic segment tcaaagataaataaaaaataactgaatttaacacacgtgattgctgcacacactcacctctagggtacgcccctcttggtttcCTTATGGATAAttataaaggtcgtgtccctcgaacgtAGAGGTACCAATTAGCAAAGTCCCCCGATTTGAAAAtcattgcaaagatcataagtccctcgatgacccgcgatgttgcctcgataatatgatctagtccctcgaacggtcgcctacgaaacaatgattgtcccttcgaatattgctaaaggtacctctacctgttgccttcaacgacctcgatgacccttcgatgacccgcacgtccaataaacaaggatttcctacttctatatagtatggaaaatcctaggaattttaaaaggtatagaaaaagaccaactatttagggtagtgctcttaatatgcctagctcaataaaaaacatcttttcaaaactctttcgaaatactaaggctacgcatttacgctaaagtccttatgtcccttttcaattcaaaacaaacaaacaaacatgagctgagcaagttaagagcccgtagataactacggatgaaaagggtgcttacaccttcccttttcataacttaccccccgagcccgttttctttttcaaagggtctttttctgtactttttacctttcctaacattggacaaaataaaagtcggtggcgactcttgctcaccgcaacattgttgcttataaaaataaaagtcagttcaccgagttacaataGAGATACATTTTTATAACGGTTGGTTGAAACCCAACGAATGTTTAATGGCCCCACAACATAACtcattaattattagaataaaaatatattatattataatatattttatattaatttataatattataaatatcttataataacttttatattaaaaaagaatattataaggatcttataatatttttatattaatttaaaatgttataaatatcttataatatcttttatattaattaagAGTATATTAGAGTATATCTTAATAATATAAAACATTCTAATAGTAATGAACAGTTCCATGAACCGAACTGACCAAATATGATACCCTTCCAGACTAGACTGCTTTTCATCTTTTCGATTCCTACCAATAtcgaaaatattttctttatcttcatcactcaaaggttttaaggcatacttcTATAATTTCATCCTTGACTTAAAACCTCAATGATGCTAATTTATCCATCAACCACCACGCTGTTGTCTACCatattaaatcattattcaaCAACCTAGATCAAGTTCAATACACACTTGAACCTTGATCTTTCCACTTGCATACACTTGCTTCCAATTATCTTTTTTCTCAAGTAATCTTACAAGCCCACAAGCATGATTATTAAACCCTTTTTTATCTCATTGTTTTTGAATGCCTCCCTGGAGGTTCTTCTCTCTGAGTCTTGCAACCTTTCATCCACATTCAAAGTATAATACCTAAGGCCAGCATAATTGTTTCTTTGAGATGGTACAATCTTCCTCCTTACCTTATCACGATTCAATGATAATTAGATGCCTCTGTATTTTTTATTTCTCTAATACTAGTATCCATATTAGGAAACTGCACCTCAAATTAAGTCTTCTCTACCATTGTTTCTAAAAGTTTCATCTCCAggttttttctcttcttcccctgGTGGGAATCACTAAAAGTAATTCATCTGCAATTTATGAGCTTTGATCCTCTAGGCTCTATTCCCAAAAATTCATAAACCATCACTCCCCTTGGATTTCCATGGAAAATCCCCAAATCTTATAATAcaaatgttataataaaataaatacaatacTTGATATATTCAAAATGTTAATACATGCAACTATGATATGATCATCCTATGTGGCTAAAGTCAGTTCATTCTAGTCATATGTTCAAAAGAGAAAATAAACACTTGGGCGTAAATAGCATAAAGCTTGTGGTTTTGGACCATTTTGGAATTGCTAGTTATCTTTAGTTAGGTGTTTCTTCCTTCTGCTTGTCTCGATTCCAAATCCTCCTTTATTGGTCTTGATTCTTTCATAGACATCGTCTAACTTGACAATGACTTGTAAGGTTCCTTtccttttctctatttttttattcttcagGTCCCTTCATTCCTTTAATCAATATTGGTTCCTTAATTTTGGAGTTGGTAATTCCCTAATGGGTCCGAGGAACGCCATAACATAAGACCATTAGGCCTCGAAATCTGCTCCCACCATAGCTATGACACCTTCATTAGTGTGATACTTTATGTTCAAGTGATTCGACAAAGAGATGGCTCCTAGAATGGAAAATGTCAGTTACCCGATAATACAATTGTACACATATTTACAATTGACTACCAGGAGTTGGGTCTTCACCATATTTCTGGGTTCCTTTCTCCCGAACAACACCATTAGCTTGGCGTATTCAGGCAATGTCATCGTCAACCTATTGAATCCATAAAGGTCGCTTTCTTTGTAGGGGATGATGCTCTATCTAGTCGGGCATAATTTTTCTAAGAGGTCAATGTACATGATATCCCGCGAACTCCTTTGGTCCACCAAAACTCTTTGTATATCAAAGTTGGCCATAACGACCTTTATCGATAATGGAACGTGAGTTTGGAATTATGTTAACTAGCTTTTTGTTGTAGAAAAAGAATGGTGGTGTGCCTCTTTTGAGCGATTCTTTTGTTGATTTATGCTTTTGCAACATCATTTCCTTTGATTTTTTCAATAGAGTTAAAGGAGGCTCCTTCGAAATTAGGGAATTCTCCTGAAACTACCTATATCATAACTAGTGTGACTTGCTTTGGTGAGATTTGGCTTAGTTGGCGACTTTTGTTTAAGTGTTGATTTGGATCGCCTTCCACGTATTTGCCTCATGCATTGTCTTTTCATTTCATCTTTTGCTTAGCTCCATTTTCTATAAACCTCTTCTCCATAGATTATTTTGATGGTTGCTGATTTTTTTTTCTCGcgttgtatatatttttaagcCCTCGCCAGCGGAATATTAAAGATTTTAGGGGCTCTAATTCTAATGCTCTCAGCAAATTTTGAGCCTTAGTTCGAGTCCAAGACTAAACACGTATTTTTTCATGTCGTCGTCAGCACTCTTCAAGAGCATCACAATATTTCATCTTTTCCTTGTTCGATAGATCTAGACTTTCCACTGATTTGGGATGTCTCCGGGATGACGTGAAATGCACGAAGAAACGTCTACGAAGTTTTCCCTATAGATTAATCGACATGTTCCTCATCTCTCTAAACCAAACCATGACTTCTGCCATTAGAGCGAATACAAATAACTTGGATTTTTAAGGGAAACCTTGCTTCTTAAAAACTCAAAAGAATCCTGACCGAGTTCTGCTGGCTCATCGAGATCAGTTGTCTTGTTGTATGTTTTCGTTCTTAGTTGTTTTTAGAGTTCATGCTTAATAGGGATACTCTCTGATCCTTTTGATTGAAGGCGCTTAAGAAAGAGATTTCTTCCTCCTTTTCAGAATTATTGGAGAATGAAAAAAAGAAGTTCTTCAATAATCACCCTGTTTTACATCTTCGATGACCCATGCTCTTAAGTGTGTCTACATCTTCAATGACTCATGTTCTCAGGTGTGTCCGAACGAATCATCCTTGTGATTTGTGATTACGTCGTCCCATAACATATGAGGACTTCAACTTCTCGAAGTTGTTTATTATAGAGTTATAAGATTACAAATTATCTATTAACCCTATAAATgagtttctcaaaaaaaaaaaattctcaacaAAATATGAGACTAATCCTTCTTGAATTAGTGGGTCGTAAGAccgaatatcaaaattttaaaaattaaaataaatttctcAACGAAGTCTGTGTTTTTTCATTTACTATTATTTGACCCTTTTTAAAAGGAGTTGTGAGGTGCTTTGTTGTTTGTTTGCTGAGACAATTTAACGAGATTTTCATTTTCACATAAAAAATAACAAAGTAAACAAGATCCTAGTAAAGTGGTATAAATCACTACCAAAAAGGCTATTGGGTCCATTAAAACAAATTCACATAACTTGGACCTACTCTATTGAATTCTAGCTTTTTTATACGTGTAAAACATTTATGAAAACGTGTCACATTAAAACACtttaataacaataaataaataaataaaatcaataccATTTTATgccaaattaatattataaaaatttagaAATTGTTGTTTtaactaaaagaaaaaaaaatacaaaaaaatatttaatttattatcatCAAACTGATAAAGTGTGTCGGCAAGCTGTACTTTACAGCTGGATAAATCCATCCAATCCCACAAAATCCAACGGCTATTAGTACTATCTGTCCCGCACCTCCACTCCTCTCTGGTGTGGATCCCATCACTAACAATTTTACCCCCACTTGTCACTGTCATCTTAGCTGGCTCCACCTTTCAATTCCCTCACTCAAATTTCACCATACTTTAATTCATCAACTCAATTAAATAATCAACCTTTAAATcattcataatcaatcaataCACACACCATCCGAAAATTACACTTCAACCAAtatcattaataaaaataaatatcattaaaTGAGACAAAATCAACTTCAACTTTCTTTACACATGAGAAAAAGAttagtaaaaataataaataacacaaacaaaaaaaaaaagaaaagaaattatcTAATGAAAACAGCTGTATGATGATTTAGCTGTAACCTCATAAGAAGCAAAGAATAAAGAATTggattctttcttctttctttcctcttctttcctttctctccctTTTCTTCTTGACCCGggattctttcctttctttttcccGTATAGTATTTTTACATCCACCTTAATTAAAAATTCTAACAAACTAAAaagatatttaaaattaatttacaggTTTGCCATAACCGTAATACGAAAGATACCATTTCACGAACTTTTTCAACCCGGTTTGTAAATCGGTTGTGGGTTTATACCCGAGTTCTCTTCGGGCTGAACTGATATTCGCATGCGTAAACGGAACGTCGCCGTTTCCAGGCATATCCAGAATATTCCTCTTCGCCTTCACCTTCAAATGCCGTTCCAAAATACTCACCAACGTAGGAACCGTCACCGGAGAAGTATTTCCGAGGTTGAATATCCGGTAAGGTGCAGGTCCACGTTTCTTCCCACCGGATCCGGTGCTCTTCCCGGAAGTATCCAAGGATCCGATGCAACCTTTCACGATATCGTCAATGTATGTAAAATCACGAGCCAGATCGACGTGATTCTTGCCGCGGTAAACAGTTATAGGTTTTCCCTGGAGAATGTTTCTGGTGAATGAGAAATACGCCATGTCAGGTCTTCCCCAAGGACCGTAGACGGTGAAGAAACGTAATCCGGTGATGGAGAGACCGTAGATGTGGTTGTAGGTGTGTGTAATTTCCTCACCGGCTTTTTTTGTTGCGGCGTAGAGGCTCGCCGGTTGATCGGTCCGATCTGATTCCGAGAACGGAGATTTCTCGTTTAAACCGTAAACCGAGCTTGACGAAGCCCAAACTACCGACGGCTGAGGGTTAGCCGATTTACAAGCCTCGAGAAGCGTGACGAGTCCGGCTATATTGCTGTGAACATACGAGTGAGGATTCTCCATAGCGTAACGAACACCGGCTTGAGCCGCGAGATGCATCACATGAGTGAAAGCCACCACATCGAAAAGCTTGGCTAATAGCTTCGCGTCGTTGATATCACCTTCTACAATGAAAACGCCGTGGCTCGTTAAAAGAGCTTTACGAGCTTTCTTAAGCGACGGATCGT encodes:
- the LOC131627809 gene encoding UDP-glucuronate 4-epimerase 1 gives rise to the protein MPSSLEDELFPSTPGKFKIERSHGLMNRQVYRCFASTSTMFLWALFLIALTASYLSFQSFVDSGSRYISASWGGIQWEKQVRTSAQVHRQGGMSVLVTGAAGFVGSHVSLALKRRGDGVIGLDNFNDYYDPSLKKARKALLTSHGVFIVEGDINDAKLLAKLFDVVAFTHVMHLAAQAGVRYAMENPHSYVHSNIAGLVTLLEACKSANPQPSVVWASSSSVYGLNEKSPFSESDRTDQPASLYAATKKAGEEITHTYNHIYGLSITGLRFFTVYGPWGRPDMAYFSFTRNILQGKPITVYRGKNHVDLARDFTYIDDIVKGCIGSLDTSGKSTGSGGKKRGPAPYRIFNLGNTSPVTVPTLVSILERHLKVKAKRNILDMPGNGDVPFTHANISSARRELGYKPTTDLQTGLKKFVKWYLSYYGYGKPVN